A section of the Macaca thibetana thibetana isolate TM-01 chromosome 10, ASM2454274v1, whole genome shotgun sequence genome encodes:
- the SLC25A1 gene encoding tricarboxylate transport protein, mitochondrial isoform X1 has product MAAPRAPRALAAAAPASGKAKLTHPGKAILAGGLAGGIEICITFPTEYVKTQLQLDERSHPPRYRGIGDCVRQTVRSHGVLGLYRGLSSLLYGSIPKAAVRFGMFEFLSNHMRDAQGRLDSTRGLLCGLGAGVAEAVVVVCPMETIKVKFIHDQTSPNPKYRGFFHGVREIVREQGLKGTYQGLTATVLKQGSNQAIRFFVMTSLRNWYRGDNPNKPMNPLITGVFGAIAGAASVFGNTPLDVIKTRMQGLEAHKYRNTWDCGLQILRKEGLKAFYKGTVPRLGRVCLDVAIVFIIYDEVVKLLNKVWKTD; this is encoded by the exons ATGgccgcgccccgcgccccgcgcGCTCTGGCGGCCGCCGCGCCTGCGTCCGGGAAGGCCAAGCTGACGCACCCGGGGAAGGCGATCCTGGCAG GCGGCCTGGCGGGTGGCATCGAGATCTGCATCACCTTCCCCACTGAGTACGTGAAGACGCAGCTGCAGCTGGACGAGCGCTCGCACCCGCCGCGGTACCGGGGCATCG GGGACTGCGTGCGGCAGACGGTCCGCAGCCATGGCGTCCTGGGTCTGTACCGCGGCCTCAGCTCCCTGCTCTACGGCTCCATCCCCAAGGCAGCCGTCAG GTTCGGAATGTTCGAGTTCCTCAGCAACCACATGCGGGATGCCCAGGGACGGCTGGACAGCACGCGCGGGCTGCTGTGTGGCCTAGGCGCCGGCGTGGCCGAGGCCGTGGTGGTCGTGTGCCCCATGGAGACCATCAAG GTGAAGTTCATCCACGACCAGACTTCTCCAAACCCCAAGTACAGAGGATTCTTCCACGGGGTTAGGGAGATTGTGCGGGAACAAG GGCTGAAGGGGACGTACCAGGGCCTCACAGCCACCGTCCTGAAGCAGGGCTCGAACCAGGCCATCCGCTTCTTCGTCATGACCTCCCTGCGCAACTGGTACCGAG GGGACAACCCCAACAAGCCCATGAACCCTCTGATCACTGGGGTCTTCGGAGCTATTGCAGGCGCAGCCAGTGTCTTTGGAAACACTCCTCTGGATGTTATTAAGACCCGGATGCAG GGCCTGGAGGCACACAAATACCGGAACACGTGGGACTGCGGCTTGCAGATCCTGAGGAAGGAGGGGCTCAAGGC atTCTACAAGGGCACTGTCCCGCGCCTGGGCCGGGTCTGCCTGGATGTGGCCATAGTGTTTATCATCTATGATGAAGTGGTGAAGCTGCTCAACAAAGTGTGGAAGACAGACTAA
- the SLC25A1 gene encoding tricarboxylate transport protein, mitochondrial isoform X2 gives MFEFLSNHMRDAQGRLDSTRGLLCGLGAGVAEAVVVVCPMETIKVKFIHDQTSPNPKYRGFFHGVREIVREQGLKGTYQGLTATVLKQGSNQAIRFFVMTSLRNWYRGDNPNKPMNPLITGVFGAIAGAASVFGNTPLDVIKTRMQGLEAHKYRNTWDCGLQILRKEGLKAFYKGTVPRLGRVCLDVAIVFIIYDEVVKLLNKVWKTD, from the exons ATGTTCGAGTTCCTCAGCAACCACATGCGGGATGCCCAGGGACGGCTGGACAGCACGCGCGGGCTGCTGTGTGGCCTAGGCGCCGGCGTGGCCGAGGCCGTGGTGGTCGTGTGCCCCATGGAGACCATCAAG GTGAAGTTCATCCACGACCAGACTTCTCCAAACCCCAAGTACAGAGGATTCTTCCACGGGGTTAGGGAGATTGTGCGGGAACAAG GGCTGAAGGGGACGTACCAGGGCCTCACAGCCACCGTCCTGAAGCAGGGCTCGAACCAGGCCATCCGCTTCTTCGTCATGACCTCCCTGCGCAACTGGTACCGAG GGGACAACCCCAACAAGCCCATGAACCCTCTGATCACTGGGGTCTTCGGAGCTATTGCAGGCGCAGCCAGTGTCTTTGGAAACACTCCTCTGGATGTTATTAAGACCCGGATGCAG GGCCTGGAGGCACACAAATACCGGAACACGTGGGACTGCGGCTTGCAGATCCTGAGGAAGGAGGGGCTCAAGGC atTCTACAAGGGCACTGTCCCGCGCCTGGGCCGGGTCTGCCTGGATGTGGCCATAGTGTTTATCATCTATGATGAAGTGGTGAAGCTGCTCAACAAAGTGTGGAAGACAGACTAA